The following proteins are encoded in a genomic region of Musa acuminata AAA Group cultivar baxijiao chromosome BXJ2-11, Cavendish_Baxijiao_AAA, whole genome shotgun sequence:
- the LOC135627961 gene encoding protein FAR1-RELATED SEQUENCE 6-like isoform X2, with amino-acid sequence MEAASVRQKKPRWPSLSLNSQELMGDGVEGLDDGELLDENAGAEVEDRMPEVGMVFKNHQEVSKFYKRYARRVGFGIAIRRSAFTKDGHCLYLELMCCKGGRKRPEPKYRKRNSAKTNCPARIKVKLWGDGMLHLVVANIDHNHPVSPSMARFLTCYRQLSGAAKKRAERNKDGEIAQPSLPPRMSMSRLSTLEELLFSESEHRSFVERGRLKLGEGDAEALCLFFTRMQAKNMSFFNTVDLDEEGCLRNVFWADARSRAAYQYYNDVVMLDTTYVINKYDLPLATFVGVNHHGQLVLLGCCLLSDETMETYGWLFKTWIACMYGEFPKAMITDQSKSIQTALSQVLPEVRHRMCLSQIMKKVPEKLGGSADYRAINKAMQRAVYDSITVDEFEEDWRRMVEIYGLQGNEWIRSLYEYRHSWVPVYLKDTFWAGMSSTQHNETVATFFDGHVEAKTSLKQFLGKYEMALLDKIEKEVQADFETFHKRRPSVSKFYMEEQLSKVYTLNIFKKFQDEIEAIMYCHASLVKVDGPVSTFDVRECIFFDDGKRTMNKNHGVVYNTEEKEIQCICGSFQFRGILCRHALSVFKLQQVHEIPSQYVIGRWKKDFKRLHFLAHSSDDAIANNRVDRYDYLSMRCLQLVEVGVLSDKYQLALKLIKDLEKFLLSDRTYDDTQAKIRPRIPKANRLIWNHRHNAEKSVTSENGNAVHQPGVLPQLLQGITKAAEFQVLPTPCLATQIRPLLNTRPMEGGNPTVLSRSQFGLPLNGNHTPVRPGIVYMFPGGFDPQTFGNGPMMPWIYQPMLQATRNQKDSPAPAGLTPKRRKMYRGHKPVEATQNPKEPPVATTG; translated from the exons ATGGAAGCAGCCAGCGTTCGACAGAAGAAACCTAGATGGCCCTCCCTCTCGCTCAATTCCCAG gAATTGATGGGAGATGGAGTCGAAGGACTCGACGATGGTGAGTTGCTTGATGAGAATGCCGGCGCTGAAGTCGAAGACAGAATGCCCGAGGTGGGCATGGTGTTCAAGAATCATCAagaggtgtccaaattctacaagagATATGCTCGCCGGGTAGGCTTTGGCATTGCAATAAGAAGATCTGCCTTCACCAAAGATGGCCACTGCCTGTACTTAGAGCTGATGTGCTGCAAGGGAGGTCGGAAGCGGCCGGAGCCCAAGTACCGGAAGAGAAATTCGGCAAAGACTAACTGTCCGGCTAGGATTAAGGTGAAGCTGTGGGGTGATGGGATGCTGCACTTGGTGGTGGCCAACATTGACCACAACCATCCGGTGAGCCCCTCAATGGCACGGTTCTTGACCTGTTATAGGCAGCTGTCTGGTGCTGCCAAGAAGCGTGCCGAGCGTAACAAGGATGGAGAGATTGCACAGCCGAGTTTGCCGCCAAGGATGTCCATGAGTCGATTAAGCACACTTGAGGAACTACTATTTAGTGAGAGTGAACATAGGAGTTTTGTGGAAAGAGGTCGGTTGAAGCTTGGAGAAGGAGATGCTGAAGCTCTTTGTCTTTTCTTTACACGAATGCAGGCCAAGAATATGAGTTTCTTCAATACTGTGGATTTAGATGAGGAAGGTTGCCTGAGGAATGTATTTTGGGCGGATGCACGGTCTAGGGCTGCTTATCAGTATTATAATGATGTTGTGATGCTTGATACGACCTATGTGATTAATAAGTACGATTTGCCTCTAGCTACTTTTGTTGGGGTGAATCATCACGGTCAGTTGGTGCTACTCGGTTGCTGTCTGCTCTCGGATGAGACCATGGAGACCTATGGATGGCTGTTTAAGACATGGATAGCATGTATGTATGGGGAGTTTCCCAAGGCCATGATTACTGATCAGTCTAAAAGCATTCAGACCGCACTTTCTCAAGTGCTGCCTGAAGTTCGTCATCGCATGTGCTTGTCACAGATAATGAAAAAAGTTCCTGAGAAATTAGGTGGATCAGCAGATTATAGAGCTATTAACAAGGCAATGCAAAGGGCTGTTTATGATTCCATAACAGTTGACGAGTTTGAGGAAGATTGGAGAAGGATGGTTGAGATATATGGACTTCAAGGTAATGAATGGATCAGGTCATTATATGAATATCGACATTCTTGGGTCCCTGTTTATTTAAAAGACACATTCTGGGCTGGGATGTCCAGCACCCAACATAATGAGACTGTGGCCACATTTTTTGATGGGCATGTAGAAGCAAAGACTTCCTTGAAGCAATTTCTTGGTAAATATGAGATGGCATTGCTGGATAAAATTGAAAAGGAAGTTCAAGCAGATTTTGAGACATTTCATAAGAGACGGCCGTCTGTATCAAAATTTTACATGGAAGAACAACTTTCTAAAGTATACACACTTAATATATTCAAAAAGTTCCAGGATGAGATTGAGGCCATAATGTACTGTCATGCATCACTGGTCAAAGTGGATGGACCAGTGTCTACTTTCGACGTCAGGGAATGTATTTTTTTTGATGATGGAAAGAGGACAATGAACAAGAATCATGGAGTTGTATATAACACAGAAGAAAAGGAGATTCAATGCATATGTGGTTCATTTCAGTTCAGAGGGATCCTATGTCGGCATGCTTTGTCTGTATTCAAGTTGCAACAAGTGCATGAAATTCCATCTCAATATGTTATTGGTCGGTGGAAAAAAGACTTTAAGCGATTGCATTTTCTTGCTCATTCTTCAGATGATGCCATTGCCAATAACAGAGTTGACCGATATGATTACTTATCAATGCGATGCCTTCAGCTGGTTGAAGTAGGAGTGTTGTCAGATAAATACCAGCTAGCTCTCAAATTGATAAAAGATTTGGAGAAGTTTCTTCTGAGTGATAGAACATATGATGATACACAAGCTAAGATCAGGCCTCGGATTCCTAAAGCAAATAGATTGATCTGGAATCACAGACACAATGCTGAAAAGAGTGTGACTTCTGAAAATGGAAATGCAGTGCATCAGCCTGGTGTGCTACCACAA CTTCTTCAAGGAATTACGAAGGCTGCTGAATTTCAAGTTCTTCCAACTCCATGTCTTGCCACCCAGATCAGGCCACTGCTAAACACAAGACCAATG GAAGGAGGAAATCCAACTGTCTTGTCTCGCAGTCAATTTGGCTTACCATTGAATGGGAACCACACACCAGTTCGGCCTGGCATTGTCTACATGTTCCCG GGTGGGTTTGATCCTCAAACATTCGGAAATGGACCCATGATGCCATGGATCTATCAGCCAATGCTCCAG GCTACTCGGAACCAAAAGGATTCTCCGGCACCAGCAGGTCTTACACCAAAGAGACGAAAGATGTATCGTGGTCACAAGCCTGTGGAAGCAACTCAAAATCCAAAAGAACCGCCTGTTGCAACAACTGGATAA
- the LOC135626399 gene encoding uncharacterized protein LOC135626399: MVGSSAMAGLIAGTGSGIVKQYSLGGESSSVRDVADHAAVVEAVPRLRGRPRRQRPLFVELSAAGASGQGLRLSVVSSDDGGGGDGEGGDPVFGSPRQHALLVMLAGVRGADAGGPRGGAFLQGLGSAVVLLPRVDTRARVWAGRRRGASGVDVHKGLGFAILVTAVLACPDKASRAAKYWNWFHRYVGPRLRRWGDHRCDFGDQKVHCEVRVSESRS; the protein is encoded by the exons ATGGTCGGGAGCAGCGCCATGGCCGGGTTGATCGCCGGCACTGGGAGCGGGATCGTGAAGCAGTACAGCCTCGGGGGGGAGAGTTCTAGTGTACGGGACGTCGCTGATCACGCGGCGGTCGTCGAGGCTGTACCTCGTCTTCGTGGTCGGCCCCGACGACAACGCCCCCTCTTCGTCGAATTATCTGCTGCCGGAGCATCGGGACAAGGACTCCGTCTCA GTGTGGTGAGCTcggacgacggcggcggcggagaCGGCGAGGGAGGCGACCCGGTGTTCGGATCGCCGAGGCAGCACGCGTTGCTGGTGATGCTGGCCGGGGTGAGGGGTGCTGATGCCGGTGGGCCTCGCGGTGGTGCGTTTCTTCAAGGACTGGGATCCGCTGTGGTTCTACTCCCACGCGTCGATACAAGGGCTCGGGTTTGGGCTGGGCGTCGCCGGGGCGCAAGTGGCGTGGACGTCCACAAGGGACTCGGCTTCGCCATACTG GTGACGGCCGTGCTCGCTTGCCCTGACAAGGCGTCCAGGGCGGCGAAGTACTGGAACTGGTTTCACCGCTACGTGGGGCCTCGCTTACGGCGTTGGGGCGATCATCGCTGTGACTTCGGAGACCAGAAGGTGCATTGCGAGGTACGAGTGAGCGAGAGCAGAAGTTAA
- the LOC135627963 gene encoding uncharacterized protein LOC135627963 isoform X2 codes for MLDNVQESVKRFVPPASRNRSINRRRSGGWAAAVHQLDDSSADVSVKPVMYSGASGSSWVHFKLPHQMDFLGELQSKIHKANSNLGSNTTDDN; via the exons ATGCTCGACAACGTGCAGGAGAGCGTCAAGCGCTTCGTACCCCCTGCCTCCAG GAATCGTTCAATCAATCGGCGCAGATCTGGAG GGTGGGCAGCTGCTGTTCATCAGTTGGACGACTCATCAGCTGATGTATCTG TAAAACCAGTCATGTACTCTGGAGCCAGTGGTTCGTCTTGGGTTCACTTCAAACTTCCCCATCAG ATGGACTTTTTGGGAGAATTACAAAGCAAAATTCACAAAGCCAACAGTAATCTGGGATCAAACACCACTGATGATAACTGA
- the LOC135627963 gene encoding uncharacterized protein LOC135627963 isoform X1, which produces MLDNVQESVKRFVPPASRNRSINRRRSGVNYSHGTDGEKSQASYPRNFPAVENGEVGSNNVAKENTHQKLIPLEGCSTSEVVKFLTDRWAAAVHQLDDSSADVSVKPVMYSGASGSSWVHFKLPHQMDFLGELQSKIHKANSNLGSNTTDDN; this is translated from the exons ATGCTCGACAACGTGCAGGAGAGCGTCAAGCGCTTCGTACCCCCTGCCTCCAG GAATCGTTCAATCAATCGGCGCAGATCTGGAG TGAACTATTCACATGGGACTGATGGCGAAAAGAGTCAAGCATCTTATCCAAGAAACTTTCCTGCTGTGGAAAATGGGGAGGTAGGCAGTAACAATGTTGCAAAGGAGAACACTCATCAGAAGTTGATACCTTTAGAGGGGTGTTCTACTAGTGAGGTTGTGAAATTTCTAACAGATC GGTGGGCAGCTGCTGTTCATCAGTTGGACGACTCATCAGCTGATGTATCTG TAAAACCAGTCATGTACTCTGGAGCCAGTGGTTCGTCTTGGGTTCACTTCAAACTTCCCCATCAG ATGGACTTTTTGGGAGAATTACAAAGCAAAATTCACAAAGCCAACAGTAATCTGGGATCAAACACCACTGATGATAACTGA
- the LOC135627960 gene encoding probable transcription factor PosF21 isoform X1 produces MERDKSAVHESGGLPPPPSSRFAAFASASTSSTLSAKCETPAVSPTPIDGHGGGRFSHDIDRMPDNPPRNAGHRRAHSEILSLPDDISFDSELGIVGSGEGPSLSDETEEDLISMYLDLDKIASSSASSGLELQGSETSGTGAAGAPASSQAEMVAAASGERPRVRHQHSQSFDGSTSIKPELLASGTEGMSSTEEKKAMSAAKLAELALIDPKRAKRERGWINDGQRQKDTEIWANRQSAARSKERKLRYIAELERKILTLQTEATTLSSQLTMFQTDNTALTAENNELKLRLQTMEQQVHLQDALNETLRGEVQRLKIATGTAIANGAQMVNYTQTSSSGVGQQYYHHNHALQSLMAAHQLQQLHIHSQHQQQMLPQQHELQPQQQPPSTELKTRALASQSQESAPLQE; encoded by the exons ATGGAGAGGGATAAGTCGGCAGTTCACGAGAGTGGTGGTTTACCTCCTCCTCCTTCGTCACGGTTTGCTGCCTTTGCCTCGGCTTCGACTTCGAGCACCCTTTCTGCCAAGTGCGAGACACCCGCTGTGTCTCCTACTCCCATTGACGGTCATGGTGGTGGGCGATTCAGTCATGACATTGACCGAATGCCGGATAATCCACCGCGAAATGCTGGCCACCGGCGAGCTCACTCAGAGATTTTGAGCCTCCCGGATGACATAAGCTTCGACAGTGAACTCGGTATCGTAGGTTCTGGAGAAGGACCATCGTTGTCTGATGAGACCGAGGAAGATTTGATCTCCATGTATCTTGATCTGGACAAGATAGCTTCATCCTCGGCATCGTCAGGATTGGAATTGCAGGGAAGTGAAACTTCTGGCACTGGAGCTGCTGGTGCACCTGCTTCTTCTCAGGCTGAGATGGTGGCTGCAGCTTCTGGTGAGAGGCCAAGGGTCAGGCACCAGCATAGTCAGTCCTTCGACGGGTCTACTTCTATCAAGCCAGAGCTGTTGGCATCGGGCACAGAGGGAATGTCCTCGACAGAGGAAAAGAAGGCCATGTCAGCGGCAAAGCTTGCTGAACTTGCACTTATCGACCCAAAGCGAGCAAAAAG GGAAAGGGGATGGATTAATGATGGGCAAAGGCAGAAAGACACGGA GATCTGGGCAAATAGGCAGTCAGCTGCCAGGTCAAAAGAAAGGAAGCTTCGGTACATAGCAGAACTTGAGCGGAAAATATTAACTTTGCAGACAGAAGCAACAACATTGTCATCTCAGTTAACCATGTTTCAG ACAGACAATACTGCTTTGACTGCTGAAAACAATGAATTGAAGTTACGCCTACAGACCATGGAGCAGCAGGTTCACCTGCAGGATG CATTAAAtgagacactaagaggggaggttcaGCGATTGAAAATTGCGACCGGAACGGCTATTGCTAACGGTGCGCAGATGGTCAACTACACGCAGACGTCATCCTCGGGGGTAGGCCAGCAATATTATCACCACAATCATGCACTGCAATCACTCATGGCAGCTCACCAACTTCAACAACTTCACATCCATTCTCAGCATCAGCAGCAGATGCTCCCGCAACAACATGAACTGCAACCACAGCAGCAGCCCCCCTCGACCGAGCTGAAAACAAGAGCCTTGGCTTCTCAATCCCAGGAGAGTGCTCCGCTTCAGGAGTGA
- the LOC135627961 gene encoding protein FAR1-RELATED SEQUENCE 6-like isoform X1 — MEAASVRQKKPRWPSLSLNSQELMGDGVEGLDDGELLDENAGAEVEDRMPEVGMVFKNHQEVSKFYKRYARRVGFGIAIRRSAFTKDGHCLYLELMCCKGGRKRPEPKYRKRNSAKTNCPARIKVKLWGDGMLHLVVANIDHNHPVSPSMARFLTCYRQLSGAAKKRAERNKDGEIAQPSLPPRMSMSRLSTLEELLFSESEHRSFVERGRLKLGEGDAEALCLFFTRMQAKNMSFFNTVDLDEEGCLRNVFWADARSRAAYQYYNDVVMLDTTYVINKYDLPLATFVGVNHHGQLVLLGCCLLSDETMETYGWLFKTWIACMYGEFPKAMITDQSKSIQTALSQVLPEVRHRMCLSQIMKKVPEKLGGSADYRAINKAMQRAVYDSITVDEFEEDWRRMVEIYGLQGNEWIRSLYEYRHSWVPVYLKDTFWAGMSSTQHNETVATFFDGHVEAKTSLKQFLGKYEMALLDKIEKEVQADFETFHKRRPSVSKFYMEEQLSKVYTLNIFKKFQDEIEAIMYCHASLVKVDGPVSTFDVRECIFFDDGKRTMNKNHGVVYNTEEKEIQCICGSFQFRGILCRHALSVFKLQQVHEIPSQYVIGRWKKDFKRLHFLAHSSDDAIANNRVDRYDYLSMRCLQLVEVGVLSDKYQLALKLIKDLEKFLLSDRTYDDTQAKIRPRIPKANRLIWNHRHNAEKSVTSENGNAVHQPGVLPQVNKIHLLQGITKAAEFQVLPTPCLATQIRPLLNTRPMEGGNPTVLSRSQFGLPLNGNHTPVRPGIVYMFPGGFDPQTFGNGPMMPWIYQPMLQATRNQKDSPAPAGLTPKRRKMYRGHKPVEATQNPKEPPVATTG; from the exons ATGGAAGCAGCCAGCGTTCGACAGAAGAAACCTAGATGGCCCTCCCTCTCGCTCAATTCCCAG gAATTGATGGGAGATGGAGTCGAAGGACTCGACGATGGTGAGTTGCTTGATGAGAATGCCGGCGCTGAAGTCGAAGACAGAATGCCCGAGGTGGGCATGGTGTTCAAGAATCATCAagaggtgtccaaattctacaagagATATGCTCGCCGGGTAGGCTTTGGCATTGCAATAAGAAGATCTGCCTTCACCAAAGATGGCCACTGCCTGTACTTAGAGCTGATGTGCTGCAAGGGAGGTCGGAAGCGGCCGGAGCCCAAGTACCGGAAGAGAAATTCGGCAAAGACTAACTGTCCGGCTAGGATTAAGGTGAAGCTGTGGGGTGATGGGATGCTGCACTTGGTGGTGGCCAACATTGACCACAACCATCCGGTGAGCCCCTCAATGGCACGGTTCTTGACCTGTTATAGGCAGCTGTCTGGTGCTGCCAAGAAGCGTGCCGAGCGTAACAAGGATGGAGAGATTGCACAGCCGAGTTTGCCGCCAAGGATGTCCATGAGTCGATTAAGCACACTTGAGGAACTACTATTTAGTGAGAGTGAACATAGGAGTTTTGTGGAAAGAGGTCGGTTGAAGCTTGGAGAAGGAGATGCTGAAGCTCTTTGTCTTTTCTTTACACGAATGCAGGCCAAGAATATGAGTTTCTTCAATACTGTGGATTTAGATGAGGAAGGTTGCCTGAGGAATGTATTTTGGGCGGATGCACGGTCTAGGGCTGCTTATCAGTATTATAATGATGTTGTGATGCTTGATACGACCTATGTGATTAATAAGTACGATTTGCCTCTAGCTACTTTTGTTGGGGTGAATCATCACGGTCAGTTGGTGCTACTCGGTTGCTGTCTGCTCTCGGATGAGACCATGGAGACCTATGGATGGCTGTTTAAGACATGGATAGCATGTATGTATGGGGAGTTTCCCAAGGCCATGATTACTGATCAGTCTAAAAGCATTCAGACCGCACTTTCTCAAGTGCTGCCTGAAGTTCGTCATCGCATGTGCTTGTCACAGATAATGAAAAAAGTTCCTGAGAAATTAGGTGGATCAGCAGATTATAGAGCTATTAACAAGGCAATGCAAAGGGCTGTTTATGATTCCATAACAGTTGACGAGTTTGAGGAAGATTGGAGAAGGATGGTTGAGATATATGGACTTCAAGGTAATGAATGGATCAGGTCATTATATGAATATCGACATTCTTGGGTCCCTGTTTATTTAAAAGACACATTCTGGGCTGGGATGTCCAGCACCCAACATAATGAGACTGTGGCCACATTTTTTGATGGGCATGTAGAAGCAAAGACTTCCTTGAAGCAATTTCTTGGTAAATATGAGATGGCATTGCTGGATAAAATTGAAAAGGAAGTTCAAGCAGATTTTGAGACATTTCATAAGAGACGGCCGTCTGTATCAAAATTTTACATGGAAGAACAACTTTCTAAAGTATACACACTTAATATATTCAAAAAGTTCCAGGATGAGATTGAGGCCATAATGTACTGTCATGCATCACTGGTCAAAGTGGATGGACCAGTGTCTACTTTCGACGTCAGGGAATGTATTTTTTTTGATGATGGAAAGAGGACAATGAACAAGAATCATGGAGTTGTATATAACACAGAAGAAAAGGAGATTCAATGCATATGTGGTTCATTTCAGTTCAGAGGGATCCTATGTCGGCATGCTTTGTCTGTATTCAAGTTGCAACAAGTGCATGAAATTCCATCTCAATATGTTATTGGTCGGTGGAAAAAAGACTTTAAGCGATTGCATTTTCTTGCTCATTCTTCAGATGATGCCATTGCCAATAACAGAGTTGACCGATATGATTACTTATCAATGCGATGCCTTCAGCTGGTTGAAGTAGGAGTGTTGTCAGATAAATACCAGCTAGCTCTCAAATTGATAAAAGATTTGGAGAAGTTTCTTCTGAGTGATAGAACATATGATGATACACAAGCTAAGATCAGGCCTCGGATTCCTAAAGCAAATAGATTGATCTGGAATCACAGACACAATGCTGAAAAGAGTGTGACTTCTGAAAATGGAAATGCAGTGCATCAGCCTGGTGTGCTACCACAAGTAAATAAGATCCAT CTTCTTCAAGGAATTACGAAGGCTGCTGAATTTCAAGTTCTTCCAACTCCATGTCTTGCCACCCAGATCAGGCCACTGCTAAACACAAGACCAATG GAAGGAGGAAATCCAACTGTCTTGTCTCGCAGTCAATTTGGCTTACCATTGAATGGGAACCACACACCAGTTCGGCCTGGCATTGTCTACATGTTCCCG GGTGGGTTTGATCCTCAAACATTCGGAAATGGACCCATGATGCCATGGATCTATCAGCCAATGCTCCAG GCTACTCGGAACCAAAAGGATTCTCCGGCACCAGCAGGTCTTACACCAAAGAGACGAAAGATGTATCGTGGTCACAAGCCTGTGGAAGCAACTCAAAATCCAAAAGAACCGCCTGTTGCAACAACTGGATAA
- the LOC135627960 gene encoding probable transcription factor PosF21 isoform X2 — protein sequence MERDKSAVHESGGLPPPPSSRFAAFASASTSSTLSAKCETPAVSPTPIDGHGGGRFSHDIDRMPDNPPRNAGHRRAHSEILSLPDDISFDSELGIVGSGEGPSLSDETEEDLISMYLDLDKIASSSASSGLELQGSETSGTGAAGAPASSQAEMVAAASGERPRVRHQHSQSFDGSTSIKPELLASGTEGMSSTEEKKAMSAAKLAELALIDPKRAKRIWANRQSAARSKERKLRYIAELERKILTLQTEATTLSSQLTMFQTDNTALTAENNELKLRLQTMEQQVHLQDALNETLRGEVQRLKIATGTAIANGAQMVNYTQTSSSGVGQQYYHHNHALQSLMAAHQLQQLHIHSQHQQQMLPQQHELQPQQQPPSTELKTRALASQSQESAPLQE from the exons ATGGAGAGGGATAAGTCGGCAGTTCACGAGAGTGGTGGTTTACCTCCTCCTCCTTCGTCACGGTTTGCTGCCTTTGCCTCGGCTTCGACTTCGAGCACCCTTTCTGCCAAGTGCGAGACACCCGCTGTGTCTCCTACTCCCATTGACGGTCATGGTGGTGGGCGATTCAGTCATGACATTGACCGAATGCCGGATAATCCACCGCGAAATGCTGGCCACCGGCGAGCTCACTCAGAGATTTTGAGCCTCCCGGATGACATAAGCTTCGACAGTGAACTCGGTATCGTAGGTTCTGGAGAAGGACCATCGTTGTCTGATGAGACCGAGGAAGATTTGATCTCCATGTATCTTGATCTGGACAAGATAGCTTCATCCTCGGCATCGTCAGGATTGGAATTGCAGGGAAGTGAAACTTCTGGCACTGGAGCTGCTGGTGCACCTGCTTCTTCTCAGGCTGAGATGGTGGCTGCAGCTTCTGGTGAGAGGCCAAGGGTCAGGCACCAGCATAGTCAGTCCTTCGACGGGTCTACTTCTATCAAGCCAGAGCTGTTGGCATCGGGCACAGAGGGAATGTCCTCGACAGAGGAAAAGAAGGCCATGTCAGCGGCAAAGCTTGCTGAACTTGCACTTATCGACCCAAAGCGAGCAAAAAG GATCTGGGCAAATAGGCAGTCAGCTGCCAGGTCAAAAGAAAGGAAGCTTCGGTACATAGCAGAACTTGAGCGGAAAATATTAACTTTGCAGACAGAAGCAACAACATTGTCATCTCAGTTAACCATGTTTCAG ACAGACAATACTGCTTTGACTGCTGAAAACAATGAATTGAAGTTACGCCTACAGACCATGGAGCAGCAGGTTCACCTGCAGGATG CATTAAAtgagacactaagaggggaggttcaGCGATTGAAAATTGCGACCGGAACGGCTATTGCTAACGGTGCGCAGATGGTCAACTACACGCAGACGTCATCCTCGGGGGTAGGCCAGCAATATTATCACCACAATCATGCACTGCAATCACTCATGGCAGCTCACCAACTTCAACAACTTCACATCCATTCTCAGCATCAGCAGCAGATGCTCCCGCAACAACATGAACTGCAACCACAGCAGCAGCCCCCCTCGACCGAGCTGAAAACAAGAGCCTTGGCTTCTCAATCCCAGGAGAGTGCTCCGCTTCAGGAGTGA